The following coding sequences lie in one Manis pentadactyla isolate mManPen7 chromosome Y, mManPen7.hap1, whole genome shotgun sequence genomic window:
- the LOC118926208 gene encoding LOW QUALITY PROTEIN: carbonic anhydrase 5B, mitochondrial (The sequence of the model RefSeq protein was modified relative to this genomic sequence to represent the inferred CDS: substituted 4 bases at 4 genomic stop codons), whose amino-acid sequence MEVYSQRSSENEPGWEILREMTVVVTVKKWWNLPKGVAFLPSSLLVPSGMIKGGPLEQKYXXKQFHFHWGAIDAWGSEHTVDSKCYSGXLHLVHWNAAKFEDFEAAALAENGLAVIGVLLKLGKHHNELXKLVDTLPSIKHKDTLVEFGSFDPGCLMTSCPDYWTYLVSLTTPPLYESITWITKKQPVEVDNDQVHSVHISV is encoded by the exons ATGGAGGTGTATAGCCAGAGAAGTAGTGAGAATGAGCCAGGCTGGGAGATCCTGAGAGAAATGACAGTGGTGGTGACTGTGAAGAAGTGGTGGAACCTTCCAAAGGGGGTGGCATTTCTCCCATCCAGCCTGTTGGTGCCCAGTGGGA TGATCAAGGGTGGACCCCTGGAACAGAAGTACTGATAGAAGCAGTTCCATTTTCACTGGGGGGCCATCGATGCCTGGGGCTCCGAGCACACTGTGGACAGCAAGTGTTACTCAGGGTAG CTGCACTTGGTGCATTGGAATGCAGCCAAATTTGAAGACTTTGAGGCTGCAGCACTGGCAGAAAACGGTTTGGCTGTGATAGGAGTActtttaaag CTTGGCAAACATCATAATGAGCTATAGAAATTGGTGGATACCTTGCCATCAATTAAGCATAag GACACCCTGGTGGAATTTGGGTCTTTTGACCCTGGCTGCCTAATGACCAGCTGCCCAGATTACTGGACCTACTTGGTGTCCTTGACTACCCCACCACTCTATGAGTCCATCACCTGGATCACTAAGAAGCAGCCTGTAGAGGTGGACAATGATCAGGTACATTCTGTCCACATTTCTGTATGA